Below is a window of Geomonas oryzisoli DNA.
TCCGGGCTGGAAAGCGGCGGGCAGACCAACCCGAAGCAGGTTATTCCGCAGTAAGTCGGCGGGCTCTTTCCCCCTCCCTGACCCTCCCCCTCCGGGGGAGGGGACACGGACGGTCAAGCCGGCCCCCCTGCCGCTTCCACCTCCTTCCCCAGGAGGGGGGCGGTCGGGAGGGGGGCTACATCACGGAACGGAATCATCAATCTCGAAGGGTTTTTATGAATATGAAAGCAGGATTGTGGGCGATGATGCTTTGCTGCGCGCTGGTGCCCGAGGCCGGGGCGGCGCCGGTGGGACAGGCATCCGAGAGTTACGCCCTGGGCGAGGTTGTGGTCTCCGGCGATCGCGCCGACGGCGGGCCGGGCGTAGAGGCGAGCCAGACCCTGTACACGGTCGACGCCGAAGAGATCAGGGCAAGCGGCGCGAGAACGCTCGACCAGGCGCTGCAGCTCCTTCCCGGCGTCAACGTGAGGACCGGTGCCGAAGGTGTGCCGCGCATCGACATCCGCGGCTTCAGAACCCGGCACGTGCTGCTGCTCCTGGACGGGATCCCGATGAACTCGGCCCTGGACATGCAGTTCGACCCGACCACGATCCCCACCGAAAACATCGCGGAGATAAAGCTCACCTCCGGGGCGAGCTCGGTGCTCTACGGCCAGGGGGGGCTCGGAGGCGTGATCAACATCGTCACCCGCAAGGGGACTCCCGGTGTGCACGGCACCATCTCGGGCGAGGTCGGCGATCATGCCCCCTATCTTGCCAAGGGGACCCTGTCCGCCGCCACCGACCGTTTCAGCTATTTTATGAGCGGCAGCACCTCGAAGGTGGATGCCGTCCCGCTCCCCGGCGACTTCACCGCCACGGCCAACCAGGGGGGCGGCTACCGCGCCAACAGCGACCGGCAGCGGAGCAACCTGCTGGGCACCGTCGGCTTCACCCCGACCGCGGACGTCGCCCTCGGCCTCACGCTGAGCTACAACGAGGGGAGCTACGGCAAGCCGGCCGGCACCATCATCGACCCCGTCGATCCCTTCGCCTCGCCCCCGAAGTACGCCCGGGTGGACCGCTTCTCCGGGCTGTACCTGCAATTGGCCGGTGAGTTTGCCGTTAGCGACCGTTTCACCCTGCGCGGCTGGGGCTACCTGAACCGCGCCGACCAGGATCTGAACCAGTACGATGATGCGCGGCTCAACTCATTCCAGGCCGACGGCTCCTTCCGCGAACGGGTGCACACCTCCGTCTACGGCGCCACTTTGCAGCCCAAGTACGACCTTGGGAAAGGCGGCACGCTCACCTTCTCCCTGGGCGCCGAGCGCGACGGCTGGGAGAACGGCGGTGTTCAGACCGTGAACCCCGTCTCCGGCGGCACGCCGACCTACCGCGATCTCGCCGAGGACAGGTCACTGTCCCTTTATTCGGCTGCGCTGGAATACGAGTTGTCCCCGCTCGAGGGGCTCGGCCTGGTGGGGGGCTACGGCCGCTTCTGGCAGCACAGGAGCGAGCTGGGCCGGGACGACTACAGCCTGCTTCTCGGGGCAAACTACGACCTTTTCCCGGAGACCCGCCTGAAGGCGGCGTTCAAGCGCAACGTTCGTTTCCCCTCCCTGGGCGACCTGTACGACATCTCCAAGGGGAACCCCGGACTCGCCAGTGAGACCTCCCGCAGCTGGGAGGCCGGGATCGAGCAGAAACTGCCGCGCGAGTCCCGGGTGGGGCTGACAGGCTTCTACACCCAGGCGCAGAACCTGATCCAGAACGATCAGGCTACCGGTCACAACATGAACCTGTCCGAGGTGCGTTTCGCCGGAGCCGAACTGCAGGGCGAGGTCCGCCCGCTCCGGGGGCTTTCGCTTCGTGCCGGCTACACCTACCTCCATTCTGAGGACCGCTCCCGCCCCGGCCGCGACGAGGTGCAGTACAACCCGCGCGACAAGGTGACCCTCGAGGGAAGGTACGATGCGCAGTGCGGCGCTTCGGCCTATCTCGCCGTGAACCACGTCGCCAACCAGTTCTTCTACACCAAGGACAGCGTGCAGGTGGTGCAGAAGGCGAAGCTCGACGACTACACCGTGGTGAACCTGAAGCTGAGCCAGAAGCTCATCGAGGACCGGGTGACCCTGTATGTCGGGGTCAACAACCTGTTCGACCAGAACTACGAGACCAGTTACGGTTTCCCGCAGCCGGGCCGGTACATCTACGGCGGCTTCGAATACCGCCTTTAACAGCGAGCCCGGCCCGCCCGGCTTTAGGAGGATCTTTCCGGATGCATTGCACCTGGCGCAGCATAGTCATTTTTCTTGCCGGTCTCATCATCACCTGCGGGCTTAACGCGTGCGGTTCAGCGCCCTGGCGTTTCGATCCCGGCAACGCGGCATCACCTACCGGGGTGGTGGCGACGGGGGGAGACAAACAGGTTTCGCTTTCCTGGGCTCCGGCCCAGGGGGCTGCGGGATACAACGTCTACTACTCCAGTGTGTCGGGGATGGCTGCGGGAGGCGGGGCCAAGGTGGCCAAGGTTACCGGGACCTCTTTGCAGGTGCCGGGGCTGGAGAACGACACCCGTTACTACTTCGCGGTGAGCGCTTACAACTCCAAGGGGGAGAGCGCACTGTCGGCGGAAGTGTCGGCGGTCCCGGCGGCTCCGGGGGGCTTTGCCCAGGCGGATCTGGCAGGCAACTGGCGCTTCAACGCCCTGGTAACCGGCGTCGCCCCCCGCTGGCTGCGCGGCTCGCTCGGGATCGGCTCCGACGGCTCGGTCAGCGTTACCGCCTACCAGGACAGCCTCGGCGGGGGTGCGCCCCCGGCGGAGCTCTTCACCAGCATGACGCTATTGCCGGACGGCACGGTGCTCCAGGACGGGGTTGCGGCGAGCTTCCACGGCACCCTGGCCGCGAACCTCTACAAGGATCTCATGGTGGGGACAGCTACCCTCGCCGGTGGCGCCAGGATGCTGGTGGTGCTGCAAAAGAGTGTCCCCGGCATAACCTTCAGTGCGGCCGACATCAGGGGGACCGGTAAACTGGTCGCCGGGCCGCTCGCATACGTCTATCATCAACTGAGCGCGGGTGGGATCCCGGAATGGGAGTACGCGAGCTGCCAGGTGGGGCAGGACCAGGGGGTGACCTATCTCTCCCTGAACGGTCCCACGCCGCGGGCGCTCCCGGGGAGCGGCAGCAAGGTCGTGGGGCTCGCCATCACCGCGGACGGGGTGGTGAGCGAGACGTCGTACCCCGGGGTGCTGCCGCAGCCCGCCGCGCTGATCAGCCAGGGGATCATGTCGGCCGACAAGATGACGGTGGTGGCGACGGCCACCGACGCGAGTGGAACTCCCCTTTTACGCATCATGCAGTTGGTGCATCCGCCTACCGTCCTGCTTACCTCGAACAGTTACGTATTATCCGACCTGGCGGGGCGCTATGGCGTTCACGAGCTGTACGGTGCTGTACCAGGATGGGGTTACGGGGATGTGACTGTGAATGCCGCGGGTGGGATGCTCTTCGCCGCGTTTCGCGCCACCGGAGGGGCGACGACGCCGGCTGGGTACACCGTGGCGATGGACCCGCAGGGTAAATTGACCGCGGCGGCCCGGTCCGCGTTTCACGGCCAGTTCGCTTATGGCAAGGATCTCATGGTGGCGACCGGCAACGACGCCGCCGGGGCGGCGATGCTCAGCATCGCACTGAGGAGGGAATAGGGGGGGCTGGCTCAGGCGACGCAGACGGCGTCGCATCCCTCGACGTAACCTGCCTGACGGGTGCTCTGCCGGACCACCGCCCGGGCGCCCCGGGCGCCGACGGTCATCAGAAGCTTGGTGCCGTTGTGCTCGAGCTCCCCGGTGGAGAGAACCGGCGCCCCGTGCAGGTGTCTCCCGATCTTCTTCGGGTCGACATCGATCCAGGCCTCGACCCGAATTCCTGCCTCGTGCAGCATCCGGTACCAGGCACGCCCCTCCAAGCCCGCTCCCGCCAGGATCACGCTCCGCTCCCCCTTGAGAAAGCCTTGCAGCAGGTGGTGCAGCTTGCACTGCCTCATGGCGTGGGCGGCGTAGGCCGGGTCGGTGCGGGTGGTCCGTTCGGGCCGCTCACGCCAGAAGAAGAGCGTCTCGGGAAGGCGGGCGAAACGGGTCCCGGCCGCGGCCAGGCGCAGCCAGAGGTCGTAGTCCTCGGCCCACCCCATGTCGCGATAACCTCCCACCTGCTGCACCAATTCTTTCCTGAACATGACGCTGGGATGCACGAACGGCGATTCCACGAAGATATCCGCGAGGATGGCATCGTGGCTCAAAAGCGAGTTCTGCCACTGCTGGTAGCCGATCATGCCGCTGCCGATGCGGCGCCGGGGGAAGTGCTGGAAACAGGTTGCCACGAGCCCCACCTCGGGGTGGGTGGCCAGGTGCGCGATCTGCGCCTCGAGGCGGCCCGGGTGGGCTACATCGTCGCCGTCCATGCGCGCCACCAACTCCGAACGACACTGCGCAAGCCCCAGGTTCAGTGCGGGCACCAGCCCCTGGCCGCCCGTCGCCAGCACCCGTACCCGCGCGTCGGCCGCTGCGGTGCGCGCCAGGATGGCGGGGGTGCGGTCGGTGGAGCCGTCGTCAACCGCCACCAGTTCCCAGTCCCGAAAGCTTTGCGCCGACAACGAGGCGAGCGCCGCCGGCAGGTGCTTCTCTTCGTTTCTGACGGGCATCAGTATGGAGAGTGATGGGATGGTGGTCGCTATGCTCATTGTTTCCAATCCTTCCTGTGTGGATGTTGCCCGCTTACCTTACCAGCAGTTGGGTCTAGCTGACAAAAAGAAAAAACCCGCGAGCAACTGCTTCTTCCGGTCGCAGGCAAATCCCCTCTGTCTCCCCTTCGCAAAGGGGAGGACGTGGGGCTCGTGCAGCGCTTCGCTCACAAATGGACTGTGTATTGCCTGATTCCCGTTCCTGCTCACCAGAGTCACCTCTTCTCTTTGAGTCGGATGCCGGTACTGGTCAGTAATTGTGGATTGTAATGGTAACAGTTGCCGTTTATGATAACTGTACCCTTTTGAAATGAGCCCAACTGTGACTGTGGCCGGGGATGGTTATGCGGTACAGTTGGCCTGTAACTTTCAAGAGTTGGCAGCTTCTGACGACGACAGCCCTGCGGCGCACCTATGCGCTGCCGGTGAGGACGGGTGGAGGTGGTATGGCCTTGGAAATGGTGAGAGACTGCAGGCCGCTGTACGAGCGGGTTGGGAGCGAGATCGTCTCGCTCATCGATGGCGGCACCTTCCGGGTTGGGGAGCGACTCCCCTCGATCCGGCAGCTGAGCTCAAAGCTCAACGTCAGCATCAACACGGTGATGCAGGCCTACGCGGTGCTCGAAGACCGCCGTGTCATCCAGGCGCGGCCGCAGTCGGGCTACTACGTCTGTCCCAAGGTCCCCGAAATCACGGCGCAGCCGCTGGCCAGGAACCCGCGCCTGCAGCCCACCGCGGTCACCTTCAGCGATCTCTGCGAACTGGTGATCCGCAACCTCATGAAGCCGGAACTCCTCCCCCTGGCGAGTGCCGTCCCCAACCCGCAGCACTTCCCCGTGGACAAGCTGAACCGGATGACGGCGGCGGAAATGAGGCGCTTCGGCGCCCAGAGCATCTCCTACATGATGCCGCCGGGGAGCGAGCGGCTGCGCACCCAGATCGCCAAGCGTTCCCTGCTCTACGGCGTGAGCGTCCGTCCCGACCAGGTGCTGGTGACTTCGGGGTGCGTCGAGGCGGTCCAACTAGCCCTGCGCGCCACCTGCAAGGCCGGCGACACCATCGCGGTCGAATCTCCCTTCTATTTCAATTTCCTGCAACTGATCGCCGAGATGGGGCTGAAGGCCCTGGAGATCCCGTCCACTCCCAAAGAGGGGATCAGCATCGAGGCCCTGAGCTACGCCATAGAGAACAACAAGATCAGCGCCTGCCTGGTGATTCCGAACTTCAGCAATCCGCTGGGGACGCTGATGCCCGACGAGCGCAAGCGTGAACTGGTCCAACTCCTGGCGCAGCACGAGATTCCGCTCATCGAGGACGATATCTACGGCGATCTCACCTTCGCTCAGCAGCGCCCCATCGCCGCGAAATCGTTCGACCGCAAGGGGCTGGTGATCTACTGTTCGTCCTTTTCCAAAACGCTCGCTCCCGGCTACCGGGTCGGTTGGGCCATCGGCGGGAAGTTCCAGGCCGAGATGGAACGGCTCAAGATGATGAACAACCTGGCCACCGCCTCGCCGACGCAGCTTGGCATAGCGGAGTTTCTGGCCACGGGGGGGTACGATCATCACCTGCGGGCGATCCGG
It encodes the following:
- a CDS encoding fibronectin type III domain-containing protein, producing the protein MHCTWRSIVIFLAGLIITCGLNACGSAPWRFDPGNAASPTGVVATGGDKQVSLSWAPAQGAAGYNVYYSSVSGMAAGGGAKVAKVTGTSLQVPGLENDTRYYFAVSAYNSKGESALSAEVSAVPAAPGGFAQADLAGNWRFNALVTGVAPRWLRGSLGIGSDGSVSVTAYQDSLGGGAPPAELFTSMTLLPDGTVLQDGVAASFHGTLAANLYKDLMVGTATLAGGARMLVVLQKSVPGITFSAADIRGTGKLVAGPLAYVYHQLSAGGIPEWEYASCQVGQDQGVTYLSLNGPTPRALPGSGSKVVGLAITADGVVSETSYPGVLPQPAALISQGIMSADKMTVVATATDASGTPLLRIMQLVHPPTVLLTSNSYVLSDLAGRYGVHELYGAVPGWGYGDVTVNAAGGMLFAAFRATGGATTPAGYTVAMDPQGKLTAAARSAFHGQFAYGKDLMVATGNDAAGAAMLSIALRRE
- a CDS encoding TonB-dependent receptor, with the protein product MNMKAGLWAMMLCCALVPEAGAAPVGQASESYALGEVVVSGDRADGGPGVEASQTLYTVDAEEIRASGARTLDQALQLLPGVNVRTGAEGVPRIDIRGFRTRHVLLLLDGIPMNSALDMQFDPTTIPTENIAEIKLTSGASSVLYGQGGLGGVINIVTRKGTPGVHGTISGEVGDHAPYLAKGTLSAATDRFSYFMSGSTSKVDAVPLPGDFTATANQGGGYRANSDRQRSNLLGTVGFTPTADVALGLTLSYNEGSYGKPAGTIIDPVDPFASPPKYARVDRFSGLYLQLAGEFAVSDRFTLRGWGYLNRADQDLNQYDDARLNSFQADGSFRERVHTSVYGATLQPKYDLGKGGTLTFSLGAERDGWENGGVQTVNPVSGGTPTYRDLAEDRSLSLYSAALEYELSPLEGLGLVGGYGRFWQHRSELGRDDYSLLLGANYDLFPETRLKAAFKRNVRFPSLGDLYDISKGNPGLASETSRSWEAGIEQKLPRESRVGLTGFYTQAQNLIQNDQATGHNMNLSEVRFAGAELQGEVRPLRGLSLRAGYTYLHSEDRSRPGRDEVQYNPRDKVTLEGRYDAQCGASAYLAVNHVANQFFYTKDSVQVVQKAKLDDYTVVNLKLSQKLIEDRVTLYVGVNNLFDQNYETSYGFPQPGRYIYGGFEYRL
- a CDS encoding glycosyltransferase, which gives rise to MSIATTIPSLSILMPVRNEEKHLPAALASLSAQSFRDWELVAVDDGSTDRTPAILARTAAADARVRVLATGGQGLVPALNLGLAQCRSELVARMDGDDVAHPGRLEAQIAHLATHPEVGLVATCFQHFPRRRIGSGMIGYQQWQNSLLSHDAILADIFVESPFVHPSVMFRKELVQQVGGYRDMGWAEDYDLWLRLAAAGTRFARLPETLFFWRERPERTTRTDPAYAAHAMRQCKLHHLLQGFLKGERSVILAGAGLEGRAWYRMLHEAGIRVEAWIDVDPKKIGRHLHGAPVLSTGELEHNGTKLLMTVGARGARAVVRQSTRQAGYVEGCDAVCVA
- a CDS encoding PLP-dependent aminotransferase family protein, which produces MALEMVRDCRPLYERVGSEIVSLIDGGTFRVGERLPSIRQLSSKLNVSINTVMQAYAVLEDRRVIQARPQSGYYVCPKVPEITAQPLARNPRLQPTAVTFSDLCELVIRNLMKPELLPLASAVPNPQHFPVDKLNRMTAAEMRRFGAQSISYMMPPGSERLRTQIAKRSLLYGVSVRPDQVLVTSGCVEAVQLALRATCKAGDTIAVESPFYFNFLQLIAEMGLKALEIPSTPKEGISIEALSYAIENNKISACLVIPNFSNPLGTLMPDERKRELVQLLAQHEIPLIEDDIYGDLTFAQQRPIAAKSFDRKGLVIYCSSFSKTLAPGYRVGWAIGGKFQAEMERLKMMNNLATASPTQLGIAEFLATGGYDHHLRAIRRLYAKNASQMTDALVRHFPEGTRMTRPGGGFMLWVEMPEQVDSVQLFHRALEQGISITPGAIFSLSGKYRNYIRLSTAFWDEKAERGVETLGRLVKEML